A window from Terriglobales bacterium encodes these proteins:
- a CDS encoding TonB-dependent receptor, giving the protein MRRRLAILFLVCLLPDAAGYGQTSRTGGSVAGFIRDSTGAAIAGAQILLRNLATGYQREFRSDEHGTFHAFDLPLGEFELRAEAPGFAPYFHRGLSISIGQTVHLQVRLAPAAESRTVTVTGQPPPLDTSQPTTTTTVDTERIEELPVVSRSYLNFVLLAPGVTPTERQHPPNTHSQLPDSGFSFGGLRPRSNNLSIDGVDNNDEYTGAGRTELSLETIREFQVVNNGLSAESGGASGGSINVVTRSGANIYHGDAFIFVQNGSLNARPAFEEGPGKPDLSRYRIGGALGGPLRRDRTFFYTAFEQEHARGQTASDVSSQAIAAINALLATGAYPALATRRLAASWSPTARAETELSARLDHQLSPHHSLMLRYSFTNNRVANDGFNTGGLTDVSARGSAFTKDHVLVGSLASVFSSSAVNDLRFQLATRRVVSGTADATGPNIEIPGVVNFGRPYEGNSARHENHYQVSDSITFTKGRHLLKIGATVNRIRLRASVPDGFGGLYIFPDLQSFFAGQPDEYRQGFGSPRSDFPVTATGAFLQDHWTATRGLAVDAGIRYDFEHLPAGFNQDTNNFSPRIGLAYSPAPTWVMRSGYGVFFDRYLLAAVNRALDRNGIGSFELVAEGSDAQRFFSAAALNPPAAMPIPPSIYTADPRLADSYSQQANLGVEHLISSNWTAGANFLVARGVKLSRTVTINLPPPLVLTASNAAMLGFSVPPPQAIGREVFPPERMNPFFGAIYEWQNRASSTYQGLSLALNRRLANEIEFSAAYTLSKTIDDASDFNEQPQNTYDIRAERAFSGFDQRHRFAFSGLFDLPFGDEDEGAAGRPGKLAAVFGNVEIAPILSIGSGHPVNPLVGTDINRNFALPVSSRPLGMARNSLRLPTNAELDLRILKLFKLTEHGHLDLVAEFFNLVNRVNISGINPYFGAGTLPANSFARPIDALNPRQVQFSLDFEF; this is encoded by the coding sequence ATGCGCCGGCGGTTGGCCATTCTGTTCCTGGTGTGTCTCCTGCCGGATGCGGCGGGATACGGCCAGACGTCGCGGACAGGCGGAAGCGTAGCCGGTTTCATCCGCGACAGCACCGGCGCGGCCATTGCCGGCGCCCAGATCTTGCTGCGCAATCTGGCCACCGGCTACCAGCGCGAATTTCGCAGCGACGAGCACGGCACGTTTCATGCATTCGATCTGCCGCTGGGGGAGTTCGAGTTGCGCGCCGAAGCACCCGGCTTTGCTCCCTACTTTCACCGTGGTCTCAGCATTTCGATCGGGCAGACGGTGCACCTGCAGGTGCGGTTGGCGCCCGCCGCCGAATCCCGCACGGTGACGGTCACCGGACAGCCGCCTCCATTGGACACTTCGCAGCCCACCACCACCACGACCGTGGACACTGAACGGATTGAAGAGCTGCCGGTGGTCAGCCGCAGCTACCTGAACTTCGTCTTGCTGGCGCCGGGGGTCACCCCGACCGAGCGCCAGCACCCGCCCAACACACACTCTCAATTGCCAGACAGCGGTTTCAGTTTTGGCGGTCTTCGCCCGCGAAGCAACAATTTGTCCATCGATGGCGTGGACAACAATGACGAGTACACCGGCGCCGGCCGCACGGAGCTATCGCTGGAGACCATCCGCGAGTTCCAGGTGGTGAACAATGGCCTGTCGGCGGAATCGGGCGGGGCGTCAGGCGGGTCGATCAACGTGGTCACGCGAAGCGGCGCCAACATTTATCATGGCGACGCTTTCATTTTTGTCCAGAACGGTTCGTTGAACGCGCGGCCAGCGTTCGAGGAGGGGCCCGGCAAGCCCGACTTGTCGCGCTATCGCATCGGCGGCGCGCTCGGCGGTCCGCTGCGCCGCGACCGGACATTCTTCTACACCGCCTTTGAACAGGAACACGCGCGCGGCCAGACGGCCAGCGACGTCAGCTCGCAGGCGATTGCGGCGATCAATGCGCTCCTCGCCACCGGGGCCTATCCCGCGCTGGCGACGCGAAGGCTCGCCGCGTCATGGTCCCCAACCGCGCGCGCCGAAACCGAACTCTCCGCCAGACTGGATCACCAATTGAGCCCGCATCATTCCCTGATGCTGCGCTACTCGTTCACCAATAACCGCGTGGCGAACGACGGTTTCAACACCGGCGGCCTGACCGACGTGAGCGCGCGCGGCTCCGCTTTCACCAAAGATCACGTGCTGGTTGGCTCGCTGGCGTCGGTTTTCAGCAGCAGCGCAGTGAACGATTTGCGCTTTCAGTTGGCCACCCGCCGGGTGGTCTCCGGCACCGCGGACGCTACCGGGCCGAACATCGAGATTCCAGGGGTGGTGAATTTTGGGCGTCCCTATGAGGGCAACAGCGCGCGGCACGAGAACCACTACCAGGTCAGCGACAGCATCACCTTTACGAAAGGCCGCCACCTGCTGAAAATCGGGGCGACGGTGAATCGCATACGCCTGCGCGCCTCCGTCCCGGATGGCTTCGGTGGCCTGTACATTTTTCCCGACTTGCAGTCATTCTTCGCAGGACAGCCTGATGAGTACCGCCAGGGCTTTGGCAGTCCCCGCAGCGACTTTCCGGTCACCGCGACCGGCGCATTCCTGCAGGACCATTGGACGGCAACTCGCGGCCTGGCGGTGGACGCTGGCATCCGTTATGACTTCGAACATTTGCCCGCAGGCTTCAACCAGGACACCAACAATTTCAGCCCGCGCATCGGCTTGGCATACTCGCCTGCGCCCACTTGGGTCATGCGCTCCGGCTACGGGGTCTTTTTCGATCGCTACCTGCTGGCAGCGGTCAACCGCGCCCTTGACCGCAATGGCATCGGCTCGTTCGAACTGGTGGCGGAGGGGAGCGACGCACAACGCTTTTTCTCCGCAGCCGCTCTGAATCCGCCGGCAGCAATGCCAATCCCGCCCTCGATCTACACGGCGGATCCGCGCCTTGCCGATTCCTACAGCCAGCAGGCAAACCTGGGAGTCGAGCACCTGATCTCGAGTAACTGGACCGCGGGGGCCAACTTTCTTGTTGCGCGCGGGGTGAAGCTGTCGCGGACCGTGACCATCAATCTGCCGCCGCCGCTGGTGCTCACTGCTTCCAACGCAGCGATGCTGGGTTTCAGCGTGCCTCCCCCGCAAGCGATTGGACGCGAAGTATTCCCGCCGGAAAGAATGAATCCATTCTTTGGCGCCATCTACGAATGGCAGAATCGTGCCTCCTCCACCTACCAGGGCTTGTCGCTCGCGCTGAACCGCCGGTTGGCCAACGAAATTGAATTCTCGGCCGCCTACACACTGTCCAAGACCATCGATGACGCTTCCGACTTCAACGAGCAGCCGCAAAACACCTACGACATTCGGGCGGAGCGCGCCTTCTCCGGATTCGACCAGCGCCACCGGTTTGCCTTCAGCGGCCTCTTCGATCTGCCATTCGGCGATGAAGACGAAGGTGCAGCCGGTCGACCTGGCAAACTGGCGGCGGTTTTCGGCAATGTCGAGATCGCGCCCATCCTGTCGATCGGCAGCGGCCACCCGGTAAATCCGTTGGTTGGCACCGACATTAACCGAAACTTCGCTCTGCCAGTTTCCTCGCGTCCGCTGGGCATGGCCCGAAATTCACTTCGCCTGCCCACCAACGCCGAACTCGATCTCCGCATCTTGAAACTGTTCAAACTCACCGAGCACGGGCATCTGGACCTGGTCGCCGAGTTCTTCAACCTGGTCAACCGCGTCAACATCAGCGGAATCAATCCCTATTTCGGGGCGGGAACGCTGCCGGCAAACTCGTTTGCCCGACCCATCGATGCCTTGAACCCGCGCCAGGTGCAGTTTTCGCTGGATTTCGAATTCTGA